The following proteins come from a genomic window of Candidatus Bathyarchaeia archaeon:
- a CDS encoding S8 family serine peptidase → MHHARLGALVLLVLLMPPLAPMPLARASELPIQARGIGSSEGPVNLLGLIEKWPARVIVEYDGESPPLPQGAKLLGNYRSLRMALLEVDPQGLERLSRGEGILGIYPDLRIQMAAEAFQVGKDYPFLGRYPILLNETVEMLGVSQLWRMGFRGENMTIAILDSGIDKTHPNFADPSTNGTKVIGEVSFAPDEEKDTKDYVGHGTFVAGIIAGTGAANASGFYGYFAEKILNATIAKGTQKGVAPMAKLYNIKVFNKLGAGQISGAVAGIDWAIEHKADVINLSLGLVPISIGDALLRAAEKAVRAGIIVVASAGNYGPSTFTITSPAISPHVIAVGACYRTGRIVYFSGRGPAPYTMVEKPDLVAPGAAVISSVPVSKFKSPYGEIWGTSASAPFVSGAAALLKQAAPNGSRRSPYAIKAALMAGAKDLGLDPSVQGAGLLNATAAYLALRDKPFLTRFATRALNSTTAPLICLYPGDFKVANLTVIAPERLVNATLEITGSVASIASFSNASRLSVHKSLKTATGEVFDPTPNYFAIGDRYRNSTSRFIANATGILSIPIQILIPEGSGPLTYRGRLRLLNGTRLIDEVEIRIDSKAAKAKILFDDVFQGRVDVQYHQIIPFDAERLWGGSLISVYANIWPLGAFDLWRIASEGGYDVDSLRQAMNSTGMGDPWGLMMSGRYDIILLFDTELHEGSASMFPKILERGTSLLILYDTDFAYQRIEDPLRPEEVERPPATGIMENFNREHPISEGVRNATFFGGIFLTVRDPAEVVATGYEYGDPAFSGVMIASYRTNSGSRLVAVGDSNAFDIGLVGDYVWLYHRIRGGREVISTDNERLALNLLRYSIPEKPRGMAYWPHPVVEAILSMALAIALGLALHYRRKARTASMKS, encoded by the coding sequence ATGCACCATGCGCGGCTTGGGGCCCTCGTATTATTGGTCCTCTTGATGCCCCCCTTGGCCCCGATGCCCTTGGCTAGGGCCTCGGAATTGCCCATCCAAGCCCGGGGGATCGGATCGAGCGAGGGGCCGGTCAACCTATTGGGCTTGATTGAGAAATGGCCAGCTAGGGTCATAGTGGAGTACGATGGCGAATCGCCCCCCCTTCCCCAAGGGGCCAAGCTATTGGGCAATTATCGTTCATTGCGAATGGCCTTGCTCGAGGTAGATCCACAAGGCTTGGAGAGGCTCTCGCGCGGGGAGGGGATATTGGGAATATATCCCGACCTGAGGATCCAGATGGCCGCGGAGGCCTTCCAAGTGGGGAAGGATTATCCATTCCTCGGCCGCTATCCGATCCTCTTGAACGAAACCGTTGAGATGCTCGGCGTGAGCCAGCTTTGGAGGATGGGCTTCAGGGGGGAGAACATGACCATCGCCATCCTTGACAGCGGCATAGACAAAACCCATCCGAACTTCGCGGACCCCTCGACGAACGGGACCAAGGTGATCGGCGAGGTTTCCTTCGCCCCCGATGAGGAGAAGGATACGAAGGATTACGTGGGCCACGGGACCTTCGTGGCCGGCATAATAGCCGGGACGGGCGCGGCGAACGCCAGCGGCTTCTACGGATACTTCGCCGAGAAGATCCTCAACGCCACGATCGCTAAGGGGACCCAGAAGGGCGTGGCCCCGATGGCCAAGCTCTATAATATCAAGGTCTTCAACAAGCTGGGCGCCGGCCAAATCTCTGGCGCCGTAGCCGGAATCGATTGGGCGATAGAGCATAAGGCCGACGTCATAAACCTCAGCCTCGGCCTCGTGCCGATATCGATTGGCGATGCGCTCCTGAGGGCGGCCGAGAAGGCCGTTAGGGCCGGCATAATAGTCGTGGCCTCGGCCGGGAATTACGGGCCCAGCACGTTCACGATCACCAGCCCCGCCATATCCCCTCACGTCATAGCGGTCGGGGCCTGCTATCGAACCGGGAGGATTGTTTACTTCAGCGGCAGGGGCCCGGCTCCATATACGATGGTCGAGAAGCCGGACCTCGTGGCGCCGGGGGCCGCCGTTATTTCCTCAGTCCCGGTTTCGAAGTTCAAATCGCCGTACGGGGAGATTTGGGGGACCTCGGCCTCGGCGCCCTTCGTCTCCGGCGCGGCGGCCCTCCTGAAGCAGGCCGCCCCGAATGGCTCCAGGAGGAGCCCCTACGCCATAAAGGCCGCTCTGATGGCCGGTGCCAAGGATCTGGGCTTGGACCCCAGCGTCCAAGGCGCCGGCCTCCTGAACGCGACGGCCGCCTATTTGGCCCTTAGGGATAAACCCTTCCTAACTAGGTTCGCCACGAGGGCCCTCAATTCTACGACCGCGCCGCTCATCTGCCTTTACCCGGGCGATTTCAAGGTCGCGAACCTGACGGTTATAGCGCCGGAGAGGCTCGTTAACGCAACGTTGGAGATAACCGGTAGCGTGGCCTCGATAGCCTCGTTCTCAAACGCCTCCCGCCTCTCCGTTCATAAATCGCTCAAGACGGCCACCGGGGAGGTCTTTGATCCTACGCCCAATTACTTCGCGATTGGGGATCGCTATCGAAACTCCACATCCCGCTTCATCGCGAACGCCACCGGGATCTTATCGATCCCGATCCAGATCCTGATCCCGGAGGGATCGGGCCCCCTAACGTATAGGGGGCGCTTGAGGCTCCTAAACGGGACGAGGCTCATCGACGAGGTCGAGATCAGGATAGATTCCAAGGCGGCGAAGGCCAAGATCCTATTCGATGATGTCTTCCAAGGGAGGGTAGATGTTCAATATCATCAAATCATACCATTCGATGCGGAGAGGCTCTGGGGCGGGTCGCTGATATCCGTTTACGCCAACATTTGGCCGCTCGGGGCATTCGATTTATGGAGGATCGCCTCCGAGGGGGGATACGATGTGGATTCCCTGAGGCAGGCGATGAACTCCACGGGCATGGGCGATCCTTGGGGCCTGATGATGAGCGGCCGATACGATATCATACTCCTCTTCGACACGGAGCTCCACGAGGGCAGCGCCTCGATGTTCCCGAAGATCCTCGAGAGGGGAACGAGCCTCCTGATCCTATACGATACGGACTTCGCTTATCAAAGGATCGAGGACCCCCTCAGGCCAGAGGAAGTTGAGCGGCCGCCGGCCACTGGGATAATGGAGAACTTCAACAGGGAGCACCCGATCTCCGAGGGCGTCAGGAACGCGACCTTCTTCGGCGGGATATTCCTGACGGTCAGGGATCCGGCCGAGGTCGTCGCCACTGGCTATGAGTACGGCGATCCCGCGTTCAGCGGCGTCATGATAGCCAGCTATCGAACCAATTCCGGGAGTAGGCTCGTGGCCGTCGGGGATTCGAACGCCTTCGACATAGGCTTGGTCGGGGACTATGTATGGTTGTATCATCGCATAAGGGGGGGAAGGGAAGTCATCTCGACAGATAACGAGAGGCTCGCCTTGAACCTATTGAGGTACTCGATCCCGGAAAAGCCGCGGGGGATGGCCTATTGGCCCCACCCGGTCGTCGAAGCGATCCTATCGATGGCCCTCGCGATCGCCCTCGGGCTGGCGCTCCATTATAGGCGCAAGGCCCGAACCGCTTCCATGAAATCATAA
- a CDS encoding DUF211 domain-containing protein, translated as MGINIRRLLIEASKPREMALVDLSKAICSVNGVEECDIVVTDVDARTETVKLTVRGPNIGYEEIMRIMRDSGMSIKGVDEISVSKSKQVPQRPPSQ; from the coding sequence ATGGGGATAAACATCCGGAGGTTGTTGATAGAAGCCTCGAAGCCGCGCGAAATGGCTTTGGTCGATCTCTCGAAGGCCATCTGCTCCGTGAACGGCGTGGAGGAGTGCGATATCGTGGTCACCGATGTCGATGCTAGGACCGAAACCGTGAAGTTGACCGTTAGGGGCCCTAACATAGGATATGAGGAGATAATGAGGATCATGCGCGATAGCGGCATGTCCATCAAGGGCGTGGACGAGATAAGCGTATCGAAATCCAAGCAGGTTCCGCAGAGGCCCCCTTCCCAGTAG
- a CDS encoding ATP-NAD kinase family protein — MGGRLGVVVNPIAGMGGRVGLKGTDGPEALRKALELGAKPIAPKRAEEFLRELLRLKIDADILVGAGEMGEEEAISCGIRPKAVFGERKGETSAEDTKAISRKMAEEGADLIAFCGGDGTARDVMDAIGRSTPALGIPSGVKVHSAVFAINPIQAARIAARFLMGEIAAVDAEVLDIDEEAYRAGRLGIRLHGYLKVPSEDSLMQRSKSIGPEVEDEEENKKAIAKYVSELMGDGSVYVVGPGTTTKAILDELGLEKTLLGVDVVRDGKLLAKDANEGEILRAIRGSPAKIIVSPIGGQAFVFGRGNQQISPSVIREVGLENIIIVATRRKIASLRPTRLLVDTGDADLDKALRGYARVIIDYGEELVIKVE, encoded by the coding sequence TTGGGCGGAAGGCTTGGCGTGGTGGTCAATCCTATAGCCGGTATGGGGGGGAGGGTTGGGCTGAAGGGGACGGATGGCCCCGAGGCCCTCAGGAAGGCGCTCGAGCTCGGCGCCAAGCCAATCGCGCCCAAGAGGGCCGAAGAGTTCCTCAGGGAACTCCTCAGGTTGAAGATCGACGCGGATATACTGGTCGGCGCTGGGGAGATGGGGGAGGAGGAAGCCATATCTTGTGGCATCCGGCCGAAGGCCGTGTTCGGCGAAAGGAAAGGGGAAACGAGCGCGGAGGATACAAAGGCGATATCGAGAAAAATGGCTGAGGAGGGGGCTGACCTGATCGCCTTCTGCGGGGGGGATGGGACCGCTAGGGACGTTATGGACGCTATTGGGCGATCCACGCCCGCCCTCGGGATCCCCTCAGGCGTGAAGGTCCATAGCGCCGTTTTTGCGATAAACCCGATCCAAGCGGCTAGGATCGCGGCTAGATTCCTAATGGGGGAGATCGCTGCCGTCGATGCTGAAGTCCTCGATATAGATGAGGAGGCTTATAGGGCGGGGAGGCTTGGGATAAGGCTCCACGGCTACCTCAAGGTGCCCTCCGAGGATTCCCTGATGCAGAGGAGCAAATCAATCGGACCCGAGGTTGAGGATGAGGAGGAGAATAAGAAAGCTATAGCGAAGTACGTTTCCGAGCTCATGGGGGATGGATCCGTTTACGTGGTGGGCCCCGGGACGACGACGAAGGCCATATTGGATGAGCTGGGGTTGGAGAAGACCTTGCTGGGCGTCGATGTGGTCCGGGATGGGAAGCTATTGGCGAAGGATGCCAACGAGGGCGAGATACTCAGGGCCATAAGAGGTTCGCCGGCGAAGATAATAGTTTCCCCGATAGGGGGCCAAGCCTTCGTATTCGGAAGGGGGAACCAGCAGATATCCCCGAGCGTGATAAGGGAGGTGGGCCTTGAAAACATAATTATAGTGGCCACGAGGCGGAAGATCGCCAGCCTGAGGCCCACGAGGCTTTTGGTTGATACAGGGGATGCGGATCTCGATAAGGCGCTGAGGGGCTATGCTAGGGTCATAATCGATTATGGAGAGGAGCTCGTGATCAAGGTCGAATGA
- a CDS encoding RNA-protein complex protein Nop10, with the protein MKLLMRKCPVCKLYTLKDSCPACGGRTLSPHPPRFSPQDKYADYRARSIGIEDPDKGSAGEDG; encoded by the coding sequence ATGAAGTTATTGATGAGGAAGTGCCCAGTTTGCAAGCTTTATACGCTCAAGGATTCTTGTCCAGCCTGCGGAGGCAGGACCCTTTCACCCCATCCGCCAAGGTTCTCCCCGCAGGATAAATATGCGGATTATAGGGCTAGGTCGATTGGGATTGAGGACCCTGATAAGGGAAGTGCCGGCGAAGATGGATAG
- a CDS encoding ribonuclease HI family protein, which translates to MLEVFIDGLAEPTNPGIGTFGFVIYKDGKRVKEAHGFVGERVSNNFSEYHALCEALRWILERGWQGEEVIVKSDSLLLVNQMSGRWRVRGGLYAPKHLEALSLAKEFDKISFVWIPRGENAEADSLSRRAYEIHLKGRMRMNQGEGPSGQ; encoded by the coding sequence ATGCTTGAGGTCTTCATAGATGGCCTCGCGGAGCCGACGAATCCCGGCATAGGAACCTTTGGGTTCGTGATCTACAAGGACGGGAAGAGGGTCAAGGAGGCGCATGGGTTCGTCGGGGAGCGCGTTTCGAACAACTTCAGCGAGTACCATGCCCTATGCGAGGCCCTGAGGTGGATCTTGGAGCGGGGCTGGCAGGGGGAGGAAGTGATCGTTAAATCCGATAGCCTTTTGCTAGTCAACCAGATGAGCGGGCGATGGAGGGTTCGAGGGGGCCTCTACGCGCCTAAGCACCTCGAGGCCCTGAGTTTGGCCAAGGAGTTCGATAAAATATCCTTCGTATGGATACCTAGGGGGGAGAACGCTGAGGCCGATTCGCTCAGCAGGAGGGCATATGAAATCCATCTGAAGGGGCGTATGAGGATGAATCAGGGGGAGGGCCCATCCGGCCAATAA
- a CDS encoding STT3 domain-containing protein: MAKFIKGIGRGLGRLVPKGRFKDVLGSAIGSMRAIPRSDALTAIALALIAASAAALRLLPLRWGAYLSEFDPYFQYRIADHLVRNGYSSFFSWHDSMSWYPWGRDVFSTSYPGLSFSAAVLYRFLLSLGIDPGLYRTVVFFPVIMGALSTLAIYFLGKELWGRPAGLLSALFLAFNSAYISRTSLGFFDDESVGIFAAIIMFTFFLRSISPERPLRSAVIYSLMAGLSMSFLCASWGAFRYALVLLALFSMVLAFLGRHSARLLLSYSLAMALGIGTACQLPRLGHGFLTEWTTLSIPAAFAIVLMACLFSRAKGRRDRVLIALGFLAALAIAYAALWATGRVQGLEAKFWTVLQPLTRAQMPLIESVAEHRPATWASLYYEFGILCFLGIFGFAVAVRRLRNSDIFLLIYGLTTLYFASSFIRLSLLLAPALSLAGGMALVEIAKPSVDVIKEAAVYPAKRIRHMPRVGREFGAAALLILLLASIPTFHSAARAAYSPATIVTSSIPTSPPSGEPDKYSDWLEACLWMRNGLPKDAVVFSWWDYGYWITAIGERYSLADNGTINATQIAMIALAFLSNETKALPILKYYNVSHVAVFATYTRGGLEPNFLGFGEDSKWYWMARIGNGSSWGGERTYFIERRAEGGSSYFRLVYEGDKLVSNETFVEKNKLNVKSMLGLLINRGAMMLPAGPYFEMVFSSKNNFVFIYKVKYPSPYSVSCTLSQATITYGEGIEISGQLNSTKPDAPIKGIPVSIEISEDGGLSWRELARVESGANGTYSHSWRPEGGAYSIRVRWRSGDPRIPDALSTSVDAEVKRANSKIDLFASANSTSVGQAIGLKALLSVNASDGLVIIEHRLGNGTWSPLLYGPPRDGDFTASWRPTAPGTYLLRARWSGNRNYLSSISPTIALRVEPG, encoded by the coding sequence ATGGCGAAATTCATCAAAGGCATCGGGAGGGGCTTGGGCCGCTTGGTCCCAAAGGGGAGGTTCAAGGATGTTCTTGGGTCGGCCATTGGCTCCATGCGCGCGATCCCCAGATCCGATGCCTTGACCGCGATCGCCCTAGCCCTAATAGCGGCCTCCGCCGCGGCCCTTAGGCTCCTGCCGCTGCGATGGGGCGCCTATCTGAGCGAGTTCGACCCCTACTTCCAATATAGGATAGCCGATCACCTCGTCAGGAATGGCTACTCCTCCTTCTTCAGCTGGCACGATTCCATGAGCTGGTACCCTTGGGGCAGGGACGTCTTCTCCACATCATACCCGGGCCTCTCGTTCTCGGCAGCCGTACTCTATAGGTTCCTGCTCTCCTTGGGCATCGACCCGGGATTGTATCGAACGGTCGTATTCTTCCCGGTCATAATGGGCGCCCTATCCACTTTGGCGATCTACTTCCTCGGCAAGGAGCTTTGGGGCAGGCCCGCGGGCCTCCTATCGGCCCTGTTCCTCGCCTTCAACTCCGCCTACATAAGCAGGACGTCCTTGGGGTTCTTCGATGATGAGAGCGTGGGGATATTCGCCGCGATAATAATGTTCACGTTCTTCCTGAGGTCCATATCGCCCGAGAGGCCCCTTAGATCCGCCGTTATATACTCCCTCATGGCCGGCCTCTCGATGTCGTTCCTCTGCGCGAGCTGGGGGGCGTTCCGATACGCCCTCGTCCTCCTAGCGCTCTTCTCAATGGTCCTCGCGTTTCTGGGCCGACATTCCGCGAGGCTATTGCTCTCCTACTCTCTCGCGATGGCCCTCGGAATCGGAACGGCGTGCCAATTGCCAAGGCTCGGCCATGGATTCCTAACCGAGTGGACCACGCTCTCGATCCCCGCGGCCTTTGCCATAGTCCTGATGGCGTGTCTATTCTCGAGGGCCAAGGGGAGGAGAGATAGGGTCCTCATCGCCCTTGGCTTCCTCGCGGCCCTCGCGATCGCCTACGCGGCCCTCTGGGCCACCGGGAGGGTTCAAGGCTTGGAGGCCAAGTTCTGGACCGTGCTTCAGCCCCTGACGAGGGCCCAGATGCCCCTCATCGAATCGGTGGCGGAGCACAGGCCGGCGACTTGGGCCTCCCTATATTATGAGTTTGGGATCCTCTGCTTCCTCGGGATATTCGGATTCGCCGTGGCCGTGAGGAGGCTGAGGAACTCGGATATATTCCTCCTCATCTATGGCCTGACGACGCTGTACTTCGCATCATCGTTCATCAGGCTCTCGCTCCTGCTGGCTCCGGCCCTCTCCTTGGCCGGAGGGATGGCGCTGGTGGAGATAGCGAAGCCATCCGTCGATGTGATAAAGGAGGCCGCAGTATATCCGGCGAAGAGGATTAGGCATATGCCAAGAGTCGGGAGGGAGTTCGGGGCCGCCGCCCTCCTGATCCTTCTATTGGCATCGATACCCACCTTCCACTCGGCCGCTAGGGCCGCATATTCTCCAGCCACGATAGTTACCTCCTCGATCCCGACAAGCCCGCCATCCGGCGAGCCCGATAAATATTCGGATTGGCTGGAGGCCTGTTTATGGATGAGAAATGGCCTGCCGAAGGATGCCGTCGTGTTCTCGTGGTGGGACTACGGCTATTGGATCACGGCCATTGGAGAGCGCTACAGCCTCGCGGATAACGGCACCATAAACGCGACCCAGATAGCCATGATCGCCTTGGCCTTCCTCTCCAACGAAACCAAGGCCCTACCGATATTGAAGTATTACAACGTTTCCCACGTGGCCGTCTTCGCCACCTATACTAGGGGCGGCCTCGAGCCGAACTTCCTAGGGTTCGGCGAGGATTCCAAATGGTATTGGATGGCCAGGATAGGCAACGGGTCCAGCTGGGGAGGGGAGAGGACATACTTCATAGAGAGGAGGGCGGAAGGGGGGTCGAGTTACTTCAGGCTTGTCTATGAGGGGGATAAGCTCGTTTCCAATGAAACGTTCGTAGAGAAGAATAAGCTGAACGTAAAATCGATGTTAGGCCTCCTGATAAATAGAGGGGCCATGATGCTCCCCGCGGGGCCATACTTCGAGATGGTCTTCTCCTCCAAGAACAACTTCGTCTTCATTTACAAGGTGAAGTACCCAAGCCCCTACTCGGTTTCGTGCACGCTCAGCCAAGCCACGATAACCTATGGGGAAGGTATCGAGATCTCCGGCCAGCTCAACTCCACCAAGCCCGATGCCCCGATAAAGGGGATACCCGTGAGCATCGAGATTTCCGAGGATGGTGGCTTGAGTTGGAGGGAGTTGGCCCGCGTTGAAAGCGGGGCGAACGGGACCTATAGCCATTCTTGGAGGCCCGAGGGCGGGGCATATTCCATAAGGGTGAGATGGCGATCCGGGGATCCGAGAATCCCCGATGCCCTCAGCACTAGCGTGGATGCTGAGGTCAAGAGGGCCAATAGCAAAATAGACCTATTCGCCAGCGCCAACTCCACTTCAGTCGGCCAAGCCATAGGTCTGAAGGCCCTATTGAGCGTTAACGCATCGGATGGCCTAGTGATAATCGAACATAGGCTGGGCAATGGGACGTGGAGCCCGCTCCTTTACGGCCCCCCAAGGGATGGCGATTTCACGGCCTCTTGGAGGCCGACGGCCCCGGGCACCTACCTGCTGAGGGCGAGGTGGTCCGGGAATAGGAATTATCTATCCTCGATAAGCCCCACAATAGCCCTAAGGGTCGAGCCGGGCTGA
- a CDS encoding glycyl radical protein, with protein sequence MGLTPRTRRIRDLIVSTKPSICHERALLITQAYMESGDEPIVVKRARALDRVLTNMSIYINEGELIVGNQASKPKAAPIFPEFGTWMEAQLDDIDKRPVYAFEVSEETKKVLRDRVFPYWRGKTVEELGLSLLDDETKRVFHDEDNPIISTLFLRNGVGHIVVDYEKVLRYGFKRIKMDVEEKIKGVDPSDPEDFKKLAFYNSASIVCDAVIKFSKRYSKLAMELSERCEDPVRREELLKIAKICESVPAGPARTFHEALQALWFTHLIIQIESDGLAISPGRMDQYLYPYFKHDVEKGVITEDEAEELIQCLWMKFNEVIKVNEPPKGGVYGGVTMSQMVTLGGINEEGEDATNELSYLFLKVDGDAMMEQPSLCIRVNERTPDELLFKATELLKRGTGKPVFFNDHVIIPALLSLGIPLKEARGYAIVGCEEPTPVGNTYGWTNAAFLNLAKVLELTLKEVKRHPNIGFDALIGKFHEKLSHYVRHMVAMLNAWDLAHQERAPTPYLSLLVDDCIEKGIDITAGGARYNYTGPQGIGLADVVDSLAAIKKVVYEDGAISLEELIKALEENFSGREGLRQALLKAPKYGNDLDEADVYAKELAKRYCMEVGGYRNPRGGLYRPGLYSVAAHASAGANTKALPSGRRAGEPLANNISPVYDLNGPTAAANSAAKIDHYLITNGTALTMTIHPSAARSEEDVRKLISFIRTFFRLGGFGIGMNITTSEMLKDAQRCPERYRGLLVRVSGYSARFVDLPKNLQDEIIRRTEHTL encoded by the coding sequence ATGGGGCTGACCCCGAGGACCAGAAGGATTAGGGACCTCATCGTTTCGACGAAGCCTTCCATATGCCATGAGAGGGCTCTCTTGATCACCCAAGCCTATATGGAAAGCGGGGACGAACCGATCGTTGTGAAAAGAGCGAGGGCTTTGGACAGGGTCCTCACCAATATGAGCATTTACATCAATGAGGGGGAATTGATAGTCGGAAATCAAGCCAGCAAACCGAAAGCCGCCCCGATATTCCCGGAGTTTGGCACTTGGATGGAGGCGCAATTGGATGACATAGATAAGAGGCCCGTTTATGCGTTTGAGGTGAGCGAGGAAACTAAAAAAGTTTTAAGGGATCGAGTATTCCCATATTGGAGGGGGAAAACCGTAGAGGAGCTCGGCCTATCCCTTTTGGATGATGAAACAAAAAGGGTTTTTCATGATGAAGATAACCCAATAATTTCCACACTCTTCTTGCGCAATGGGGTTGGGCATATCGTCGTCGATTATGAAAAAGTCCTGAGATACGGATTCAAACGCATCAAAATGGATGTTGAAGAAAAGATCAAAGGGGTCGATCCCTCCGATCCCGAAGATTTCAAAAAATTGGCCTTTTATAATTCCGCATCGATTGTTTGCGATGCCGTTATAAAATTCTCCAAGAGATATTCAAAGTTGGCGATGGAATTAAGCGAGAGGTGCGAGGATCCAGTAAGAAGAGAGGAGCTGCTAAAAATAGCAAAGATATGTGAAAGCGTTCCAGCCGGCCCCGCGAGAACTTTTCATGAGGCCCTTCAAGCCCTCTGGTTCACCCATTTGATCATTCAAATAGAGAGCGATGGGTTGGCCATTTCCCCAGGCCGCATGGACCAGTATCTTTATCCATACTTTAAGCATGATGTAGAAAAAGGTGTTATAACGGAAGATGAGGCGGAAGAGCTAATTCAATGTTTATGGATGAAGTTCAACGAAGTTATAAAAGTCAACGAACCCCCCAAAGGAGGGGTATACGGTGGAGTAACCATGTCCCAAATGGTAACGCTGGGGGGCATAAACGAGGAGGGGGAGGATGCGACCAATGAATTATCATATCTGTTTTTGAAGGTAGACGGAGACGCGATGATGGAACAACCCAGTCTATGCATCAGGGTTAATGAAAGGACCCCCGATGAACTCCTATTCAAAGCAACGGAATTGCTGAAGAGGGGCACCGGGAAACCGGTATTTTTCAACGACCACGTGATAATCCCGGCCTTGCTTTCGCTTGGCATACCGCTTAAGGAGGCTAGGGGTTATGCAATAGTGGGATGCGAGGAGCCGACCCCCGTTGGTAACACTTATGGATGGACCAATGCGGCATTTCTAAACTTGGCCAAGGTATTGGAACTTACGTTAAAGGAGGTGAAAAGGCACCCAAACATAGGCTTTGATGCGCTTATCGGGAAATTCCATGAAAAGCTAAGCCATTACGTAAGGCATATGGTCGCGATGCTGAACGCTTGGGATTTAGCCCACCAAGAGCGCGCACCAACCCCCTACCTTTCGTTATTAGTTGACGATTGCATAGAAAAGGGAATCGACATCACGGCGGGAGGCGCTAGGTATAATTACACGGGCCCGCAGGGGATAGGCTTAGCGGATGTCGTCGATTCCCTTGCGGCCATTAAAAAGGTGGTTTATGAGGATGGGGCCATTTCATTGGAGGAATTGATTAAGGCGCTTGAGGAAAACTTCTCGGGGAGGGAGGGGCTGAGGCAAGCGCTATTGAAAGCGCCCAAATATGGGAACGACTTAGACGAGGCGGACGTATATGCCAAGGAGCTCGCGAAAAGATATTGCATGGAGGTGGGCGGATATAGAAATCCAAGGGGTGGCTTATATAGGCCCGGGCTCTATTCGGTGGCAGCCCACGCCAGCGCCGGCGCAAATACCAAAGCCCTCCCAAGCGGGCGGAGGGCGGGGGAGCCTCTGGCGAACAATATATCCCCAGTGTATGACTTAAATGGCCCCACGGCGGCCGCGAACTCCGCTGCAAAGATCGACCATTACTTGATAACTAATGGAACCGCGCTAACCATGACGATCCATCCATCGGCGGCGAGGTCGGAGGAGGACGTTCGAAAGTTGATCTCATTCATCAGGACGTTTTTCAGGCTTGGTGGGTTCGGCATTGGGATGAATATAACGACGTCCGAGATGCTCAAGGATGCCCAGCGATGTCCGGAAAGATATCGAGGGCTTTTGGTCAGGGTTTCAGGATATAGCGCTAGATTCGTGGATTTGCCGAAGAACCTACAGGATGAGAT
- a CDS encoding PAC2 family protein, with protein MRTLIREVPAKMDRPVLIGGLPGLGSVGRIAASFLIRELGAKRVAALYSPYFPHYGIVNSKGVVRLPKNDFYYWRSGTNGAELLILTGDCQPQSPRGQYEVALKILEYAKSKSVKLIVTIGGYSAEEREVPRVYGATNSYAWMERLKGLGVEVDVSGVPIVGMAGLIPALARSKGLDALCLLGETVGYMPDPKAAKAVLSVVMGLLGLELNLSNLDPDIERMAELKAKLREAERRVEGAMRRASGEGPKYIS; from the coding sequence TTGAGGACCCTGATAAGGGAAGTGCCGGCGAAGATGGATAGGCCCGTATTGATAGGGGGCCTACCCGGCTTGGGCTCCGTCGGGAGGATAGCCGCCAGCTTCCTCATAAGGGAGTTGGGCGCCAAAAGGGTCGCGGCCCTCTATTCCCCCTATTTCCCGCATTACGGTATCGTCAACTCCAAGGGCGTGGTGAGGTTGCCGAAGAACGATTTCTATTATTGGAGAAGTGGAACGAATGGCGCGGAGCTTCTGATATTGACCGGGGATTGCCAACCCCAGAGCCCTAGAGGACAATACGAGGTGGCCCTAAAGATCTTGGAGTACGCCAAATCCAAATCGGTCAAATTGATAGTCACGATAGGTGGCTATAGCGCCGAGGAGAGGGAGGTGCCGAGGGTCTACGGCGCGACCAATAGCTACGCTTGGATGGAGAGGCTCAAGGGGCTGGGGGTGGAGGTCGATGTCTCCGGGGTCCCGATTGTAGGGATGGCGGGCCTGATCCCCGCTCTAGCGAGATCCAAGGGCCTAGATGCCCTATGCCTCCTCGGGGAAACTGTAGGCTATATGCCCGATCCCAAGGCGGCCAAAGCCGTGCTCTCGGTTGTGATGGGCCTGCTCGGCTTGGAGCTTAACCTGTCCAACTTGGACCCCGATATAGAAAGGATGGCCGAGCTGAAGGCCAAGCTGAGGGAGGCCGAGCGCAGGGTGGAGGGGGCCATGAGGAGGGCCAGCGGCGAGGGGCCGAAGTACATCTCGTGA